A genomic region of Methylobacterium durans contains the following coding sequences:
- a CDS encoding NADH-quinone oxidoreductase subunit A, with protein sequence MQVSPSAGPVLGDYGFVALVLLMTLGLSLLALAAFARRPKRTVPATGAWAQYRFGYPVYALIFLAFDMEMIFMYPWAVVFADIGVSAFLDMLVFIALLSAGIAYAWGMGGLRWE encoded by the coding sequence ATGCAGGTTAGCCCGTCGGCCGGACCGGTGCTCGGGGATTACGGTTTCGTGGCGCTGGTGCTGCTGATGACGCTCGGCCTCTCGCTGCTGGCTCTCGCCGCGTTCGCCCGGCGCCCGAAGCGCACGGTGCCGGCCACCGGCGCGTGGGCGCAGTATCGCTTCGGCTACCCGGTCTACGCCCTGATCTTCCTCGCGTTCGATATGGAGATGATCTTCATGTATCCGTGGGCGGTCGTCTTCGCCGACATCGGCGTGAGCGCCTTCCTCGACATGCTGGTCTTCATCGCGCTCCTCTCGGCGGGCATCGCCTACGCCTGGGGCATGGGCGGTCTCCGGTGGGAATAG
- a CDS encoding complex I subunit 1 family protein, which translates to MGIVGSAAAVLAALIVGAGLTWVVERLFAHPGWEAGPARGAYLRGGLDLPNADRWLLPAGPVVALAGVALAMVVMPFGPGLIGRDLGIGLFYVIVVVDFVVLGLALAGWGANTPDAVEACYRIVAQLVAYVVPLGLAYVGVVMMARSLSTVAVVEAQRDLWFVVLQPLGFLLYLVTGLMQSYRAPFLEPFAGSIGGGVLGAAGGWSALLWRLALAGVLLVVAAIGAVLYLGGPSGPWLPGWAWMLAKTYALMALMLGLGRCVRPLSTAGMLALSWKVLIPAGLLNVLLVGGLILLGVGPRT; encoded by the coding sequence GTGGGAATAGTCGGGAGCGCCGCGGCGGTCCTCGCCGCCCTGATTGTCGGCGCCGGCCTGACTTGGGTCGTCGAGCGCCTCTTCGCCCATCCGGGCTGGGAGGCCGGCCCGGCGCGCGGCGCCTATCTCCGCGGCGGCCTCGACCTGCCGAACGCCGACCGATGGCTCCTGCCGGCTGGGCCCGTGGTGGCGCTCGCGGGGGTCGCGCTCGCCATGGTGGTCATGCCGTTCGGGCCCGGGCTGATCGGCCGGGACCTCGGGATCGGACTCTTCTACGTCATCGTGGTCGTCGACTTCGTCGTGCTCGGCCTGGCGCTCGCCGGCTGGGGCGCCAACACCCCCGACGCCGTGGAGGCCTGCTACCGCATCGTCGCCCAGCTCGTCGCCTACGTCGTGCCGCTCGGGCTGGCCTATGTCGGCGTGGTCATGATGGCCCGCTCGCTGTCGACCGTCGCCGTCGTCGAGGCGCAGCGGGACCTCTGGTTCGTCGTCCTGCAACCCTTAGGCTTCCTCCTCTACCTCGTCACGGGGCTGATGCAGTCCTACCGCGCCCCGTTCCTGGAGCCGTTCGCGGGCTCCATCGGCGGTGGCGTGCTCGGCGCGGCCGGCGGCTGGTCCGCCCTCCTGTGGCGTCTCGCGCTCGCCGGGGTGCTCCTCGTCGTCGCGGCGATCGGGGCGGTGCTCTACCTCGGCGGTCCGTCTGGGCCGTGGCTCCCGGGCTGGGCCTGGATGCTGGCCAAGACCTACGCCCTGATGGCGCTGATGCTGGGGCTCGGGCGCTGTGTCCGGCCGCTCTCGACGGCCGGGATGCTGGCGCTGTCCTGGAAGGTCCTGATCCCGGCAGGCCTCCTCAACGTGCTCCTCGTCGGCGGCCTGATCCTCCTCGGCGTGGGACCGCGGACATGA
- a CDS encoding NADH-quinone oxidoreductase subunit J, which produces MTAAFELTAFGISAFVAVAGALGMTTTMSMFRSGIFLMASFIGVAGLFILLSADLIGLLQVMMYIGGFLVMILFMVLVMHDPGGAMMAGMDLAPLERWFSKGLVPRQPPDAGRGGHGHGEASGQATAAGREGHAEPHEPRQGGEAQAEQAHAHDEAAKAMPQDAQVGHAAHQHGHASHEHAQGGGHGGMDMGGMDMSMVTPVRPLAAWLALGIGVVLVGMLILRPAWPVSAAVPDPDSARRVGHLLMDKYMVAFEGAGFLILIGIFGAVLLARPSAYPDDASRAARVAVDAKPEPVRGDRLASLAGPDRPAGHADPHEAHHQHGGDTA; this is translated from the coding sequence ATGACCGCGGCCTTCGAGCTCACCGCCTTCGGCATCTCGGCCTTCGTCGCCGTCGCGGGTGCGCTCGGGATGACCACGACCATGAGCATGTTCCGCTCGGGCATCTTCCTGATGGCCTCCTTCATCGGCGTCGCCGGGCTGTTCATCCTCCTGTCCGCCGACCTGATCGGGCTGCTCCAGGTGATGATGTACATCGGCGGCTTCCTCGTCATGATCCTGTTCATGGTGCTGGTCATGCACGACCCCGGCGGGGCGATGATGGCCGGCATGGACTTGGCCCCGCTGGAGCGCTGGTTCAGCAAGGGGCTCGTCCCGCGCCAGCCTCCGGATGCCGGGCGGGGCGGCCACGGGCACGGCGAAGCCAGCGGCCAAGCCACCGCCGCGGGGCGCGAGGGCCACGCCGAGCCGCACGAGCCCCGGCAGGGCGGCGAGGCGCAGGCTGAGCAGGCCCACGCGCACGACGAAGCGGCCAAAGCCATGCCGCAGGACGCCCAGGTCGGGCACGCGGCCCATCAGCACGGACATGCTTCCCACGAGCACGCGCAAGGCGGCGGCCACGGCGGCATGGACATGGGTGGGATGGACATGTCGATGGTGACGCCCGTGCGCCCGCTGGCGGCCTGGCTCGCCCTCGGGATCGGGGTCGTGCTCGTGGGCATGCTCATCCTGCGGCCGGCCTGGCCGGTGTCCGCCGCGGTACCGGACCCGGACTCGGCGCGCCGGGTCGGCCACCTCCTGATGGACAAGTACATGGTCGCCTTCGAAGGCGCCGGCTTCCTGATCCTGATCGGCATCTTCGGCGCGGTGCTGCTCGCCCGGCCCTCGGCCTACCCGGACGACGCCTCGCGCGCCGCCAGGGTCGCGGTCGATGCCAAGCCGGAGCCGGTCCGGGGCGACCGCCTCGCCTCCCTCGCGGGGCCGGACCGGCCGGCCGGGCACGCGGACCCGCACGAGGCGCACCACCAGCACGGGGGAGATACGGCATGA
- the nuoK gene encoding NADH-quinone oxidoreductase subunit NuoK: protein MTVPLTAYLVVGALLFAIGLYTVVAQRSAVMVLMGVEVLLNAIGLNVVAFWRFTAPGDYSAQIFAILIVTVGAVEMAIGLALVLLLYRQRRTAEVDAYADLKR from the coding sequence ATGACCGTCCCGCTGACCGCGTACCTCGTCGTCGGCGCGCTCCTGTTCGCCATCGGCCTCTACACCGTGGTGGCCCAGCGCTCGGCCGTGATGGTCCTGATGGGGGTCGAGGTGCTCCTCAACGCCATCGGCCTGAACGTCGTCGCGTTCTGGCGCTTCACCGCGCCGGGCGACTACTCCGCGCAGATCTTCGCCATCCTGATCGTCACGGTGGGCGCCGTCGAGATGGCCATTGGGCTCGCCCTCGTCCTGCTGCTCTATCGGCAGCGCCGAACGGCCGAGGTCGACGCCTACGCCGACCTGAAGCGATGA
- a CDS encoding complex I subunit 4 family protein, with product MLTVTIFLPLLTGLAVLALPRGRPDLVRRAALAGATLTLGAAVILWVGFDPAADGLQWRQTLPWIPSLGASYDIGVGGLSLALILLTAVLLTVVMAYVLPGHDRAHAHAFLFLLLATGLIGLFAAQDLLLFYLFFEVGLVPMYFIVGIWGGERRGYAALKFFLYTRAGSLAMLLGFLALYLAMEPHTFSLSAIVQARPLDRTPLAGGLVFLALLLGFGVKLPIVPLHNWLPDAHVEAPTEGSVVLAGLQLKMGGYGMLAVLLPALPETVARFGWLLVALALVSLLYGALAALAQSDMKRLVAYTSVNHMGFVTLGVAVAALADNEGVRRLALNGAAVQMVSHGLLTGGMFLLVGMLQHRTGTREIGRFGGLMGPMPVFSGLFGLLAFGSLGLPGLSGFIAEFQAVGAALQLSAWVAGLAVLALVVTTAVYLRLVTGLLMGRPPADAPALPPLTAGEAWSAGALAALSVGIGILPATLVALLDGTTAALAHLP from the coding sequence ATGCTGACGGTGACCATCTTCCTGCCGCTCCTCACCGGACTCGCCGTGCTGGCGCTGCCGCGCGGGCGTCCGGACCTCGTCCGCCGGGCCGCGCTGGCGGGGGCCACGCTGACGCTGGGCGCGGCCGTCATCCTCTGGGTGGGGTTCGACCCGGCCGCCGACGGCCTGCAGTGGCGGCAGACGCTCCCGTGGATCCCATCGCTCGGCGCGAGCTACGACATCGGCGTCGGCGGCCTCTCCCTGGCGCTGATCCTGCTCACCGCGGTCCTCCTCACGGTCGTGATGGCCTACGTGCTCCCCGGGCACGACCGGGCGCACGCCCACGCCTTCCTCTTCCTCCTGCTCGCGACCGGGCTGATCGGCCTGTTCGCGGCCCAGGACCTGCTGCTGTTCTACCTGTTCTTCGAGGTCGGCCTGGTGCCGATGTACTTCATCGTCGGCATCTGGGGCGGGGAGCGACGGGGTTACGCCGCGCTCAAGTTCTTCCTCTACACCCGCGCCGGGAGCCTCGCCATGCTGCTGGGCTTCCTCGCCCTCTACCTCGCCATGGAGCCGCACACCTTCTCGCTGTCGGCCATCGTCCAGGCGCGGCCGCTGGACCGGACCCCGCTCGCGGGCGGCCTCGTCTTCCTGGCGCTTCTCCTCGGGTTCGGGGTCAAGCTCCCGATCGTGCCGCTGCACAATTGGCTGCCCGACGCCCACGTCGAGGCCCCGACCGAGGGCAGCGTCGTTCTGGCCGGGCTTCAGCTGAAGATGGGCGGCTATGGCATGCTCGCCGTGCTGCTGCCCGCCCTGCCGGAGACCGTCGCCCGGTTCGGCTGGCTCCTGGTCGCCCTGGCCCTGGTGTCGCTCCTCTACGGCGCGCTGGCGGCGCTGGCGCAGTCCGACATGAAGCGGCTCGTCGCCTACACCTCGGTCAACCACATGGGCTTCGTCACGCTCGGCGTCGCGGTGGCGGCGCTGGCCGACAACGAGGGGGTGCGCCGGCTGGCGCTCAACGGCGCCGCCGTCCAGATGGTCAGCCACGGCCTGCTGACGGGCGGCATGTTCCTGCTGGTGGGCATGCTCCAGCACCGCACTGGGACGCGGGAGATCGGCCGCTTCGGCGGCCTGATGGGCCCGATGCCGGTCTTCAGCGGCCTGTTCGGCCTGCTCGCCTTCGGCTCCCTCGGGCTCCCGGGCCTGTCCGGCTTCATCGCCGAGTTCCAGGCCGTCGGCGCCGCCCTGCAGCTCTCCGCCTGGGTCGCCGGGTTGGCCGTCCTCGCGCTCGTCGTCACGACCGCGGTCTACCTTCGGCTGGTGACCGGCCTGCTGATGGGGCGGCCGCCGGCGGATGCGCCGGCCCTGCCACCCCTGACGGCGGGCGAAGCCTGGTCGGCGGGCGCGCTCGCGGCCCTGTCGGTCGGGATCGGGATCCTGCCGGCCACGCTCGTCGCGCTGCTCGACGGCACGACCGCCGCGCTGGCGCACCTGCCGTGA
- a CDS encoding NADH-quinone oxidoreductase subunit N — protein sequence MTGGSAMGGCMDLGAVAPEMVLAGTALALVPVAGWARGRWRRLPAALALLALLAAMGLTLPMLTATPRDAFCGTYAVDPFRAFYQLVIEAGAVVSLLSLASHFRASEQEPHHPVALLMATVGGLGLAAATDLGLIVLFLQMVSLPAYLLVLLVRSDGPAQEATLKYFLYGAAALAVMAYGLTFLFGLTGSLNLRTIGAGLAGADRAWVALAFGLVVVGYGFEMTLVPFHVWAPDVFQGGTAPVSGFVSVVPKVAAFAGLLRLLLEAMPNGLAAWPTVLALMAAATMTFGNLVALRQASLKRLLAYSSIAQAGYMLMAVAVADRVPQALPAIGYYVVAYLLMNLAAFTVIAQVQRMSASDGLAAVRGLGRRAPWSAAALTLALLSLAGVPPLAGFAGKVFLLLAAIDGDLAWLAVLAAANMAVALAYYVAVIAEMYFREPERPEAGAPGAGYAWALGLCSAGTLAFGIAPSLLRGVAQLGATLLR from the coding sequence GTGACCGGCGGCTCGGCGATGGGCGGCTGCATGGATCTCGGGGCGGTCGCGCCCGAGATGGTCCTGGCCGGAACCGCCCTGGCCCTGGTCCCGGTCGCCGGCTGGGCCCGGGGCCGGTGGCGCCGCCTTCCTGCCGCGCTGGCGTTGCTCGCCCTCCTCGCCGCGATGGGCCTGACCCTGCCCATGCTGACGGCCACGCCGCGCGACGCCTTCTGCGGCACCTACGCCGTCGACCCGTTCCGGGCCTTCTACCAACTCGTCATCGAGGCCGGCGCCGTGGTGAGCTTGCTGTCGCTCGCCTCCCACTTCCGGGCGAGTGAGCAGGAGCCGCACCATCCGGTCGCGCTCCTCATGGCGACCGTCGGGGGCCTGGGGCTCGCGGCGGCCACCGACCTCGGCCTGATCGTCCTGTTCCTGCAGATGGTGAGCTTGCCCGCCTACCTGCTCGTGCTGCTCGTCCGGAGCGACGGGCCGGCCCAGGAGGCGACGCTCAAGTATTTCCTCTACGGCGCCGCCGCGCTGGCGGTGATGGCCTACGGGTTGACCTTCCTGTTCGGCCTTACCGGCAGCCTGAACCTGCGAACCATCGGCGCGGGGCTGGCCGGCGCCGACCGGGCCTGGGTCGCGTTGGCCTTCGGCCTGGTCGTCGTCGGCTACGGCTTCGAGATGACGCTGGTGCCGTTCCACGTCTGGGCCCCCGACGTGTTCCAGGGCGGCACGGCGCCGGTCTCCGGCTTCGTCTCGGTCGTGCCGAAGGTGGCCGCCTTCGCCGGCCTCCTCCGCCTTCTGCTGGAGGCGATGCCGAACGGTCTCGCCGCGTGGCCGACCGTGCTCGCGCTCATGGCGGCTGCGACGATGACCTTCGGCAATTTGGTGGCGCTCCGCCAGGCAAGCCTGAAGCGGCTGCTGGCCTATTCCAGCATCGCCCAGGCTGGCTACATGCTGATGGCGGTCGCGGTCGCCGATCGCGTCCCCCAGGCGCTGCCGGCCATTGGGTACTATGTCGTGGCCTATCTCCTGATGAACCTGGCGGCGTTCACGGTGATCGCGCAGGTCCAGCGCATGTCCGCCAGCGACGGCCTCGCCGCGGTGCGCGGCCTCGGTCGGCGCGCGCCGTGGTCGGCGGCGGCGCTGACCCTCGCCCTCCTGTCGCTGGCCGGCGTCCCGCCGTTGGCGGGCTTCGCCGGCAAGGTGTTCCTGCTGCTGGCCGCCATCGACGGCGACCTCGCCTGGCTCGCCGTGCTCGCGGCGGCCAACATGGCGGTGGCGCTCGCCTACTATGTCGCCGTCATCGCCGAGATGTACTTCCGGGAGCCGGAACGCCCCGAGGCGGGGGCGCCCGGCGCAGGTTACGCCTGGGCGCTCGGCCTGTGCTCGGCGGGAACGCTGGCCTTCGGCATCGCGCCGAGCCTGCTGCGCGGCGTCGCGCAGCTCGGCGCGACGCTCCTGCGATAG
- a CDS encoding GNAT family N-acetyltransferase yields MRVGSGRGAGFRVDRNGRLGGLGAKVARRLREGPYGERVLIGFRRDLAVPFPGPRPNVPISLRALRPDDVAALFPAADGTAAERERADVAWRLGMVGRRTLMSRAMVAVDETTGRPCHIQWLTEGYSDVIRTAAALPALSLDEGLLESAYTPNAYRGMGIMSAVTARMAEFAAGCGMRYVVAFIDQRNIASLRGAQRAGLSPWQIETCTQYAFGLLRRVRFAPIGDGFAVAGEGLGSPSP; encoded by the coding sequence ATGCGCGTCGGATCGGGCCGGGGAGCTGGCTTCCGGGTGGATAGGAACGGCCGCCTCGGCGGTCTCGGCGCCAAGGTGGCGCGCCGGCTCCGGGAGGGGCCCTACGGCGAGAGGGTCCTGATCGGCTTCCGGCGGGATCTGGCGGTCCCGTTCCCGGGACCGCGGCCGAACGTCCCGATCAGCCTGCGCGCGCTCCGGCCGGATGACGTGGCCGCCCTGTTCCCGGCGGCGGACGGCACGGCGGCCGAGCGCGAACGTGCGGACGTCGCATGGCGGCTGGGCATGGTGGGCCGGCGCACCCTGATGAGCCGCGCAATGGTCGCCGTGGACGAGACCACCGGCCGGCCGTGCCACATCCAGTGGCTCACCGAAGGATACAGCGACGTGATCCGGACCGCCGCCGCGCTCCCCGCCCTGTCGCTCGACGAAGGGCTCCTGGAAAGCGCCTATACCCCGAATGCGTACCGGGGCATGGGTATCATGTCCGCCGTCACGGCCCGGATGGCCGAATTCGCCGCAGGGTGTGGCATGCGCTACGTCGTGGCCTTCATCGACCAACGCAACATCGCGTCGCTGAGGGGCGCGCAACGGGCCGGCCTCTCGCCCTGGCAGATCGAGACCTGCACGCAGTACGCCTTCGGGCTGCTCCGCAGGGTGCGCTTCGCGCCCATTGGCGACGGCTTCGCGGTGGCTGGCGAGGGGCTGGGCAGCCCGAGTCCTTGA
- a CDS encoding FAD-binding protein yields the protein MGWDPVLAAHGVVPHCFEVGGDFSPASIRDQMVRAYLIVERAIRAGLIDGAGRDLLVIGAGASGITAAIHAADRGVRTVVVEREPAAFVRQRFCLTRDIDPTLYDWPLAHWRRGHFPWSGPPMPLGWTAARANAIALGWEMRLRAALTRHAGRLDVRYGAGLDLPIPGAMPVASADGYLDLPLRQGASPTGSERFGALVSCVGFGGERCTEGGYTGSRFWESDQLEARDLGLPGVVPRVLVSGGGDGALQDFIRVVTAMGARQVYERLCNAGQAVRRALDRVERIVQGAEDQAQRTLIWNVLSADDEKAMAQLERAHEHAIAGLRASPAWATVDLVLAGLIRNPMPATVLAHDGACFSRCYALNRFLALLLLRLAQERGLPIQRRRHVRVASVTPVGHAACASAASCHGLEHDVEFVPAPGVPVDITAATDRFEVVVIRHGLSGPLNLFKDRSTVNRRHLLPYHLTR from the coding sequence ATGGGTTGGGATCCGGTGCTCGCGGCCCACGGTGTCGTGCCGCATTGTTTCGAGGTGGGCGGCGACTTCTCGCCGGCGAGCATCCGCGACCAGATGGTCCGCGCCTACCTGATCGTGGAGCGCGCCATCCGGGCAGGCCTCATCGACGGGGCAGGGCGCGACCTCCTGGTGATCGGCGCCGGCGCCTCCGGCATCACCGCCGCCATTCATGCCGCCGACCGGGGTGTCAGGACCGTCGTGGTGGAACGAGAGCCGGCGGCGTTCGTCCGGCAGCGGTTCTGCTTGACCCGCGACATCGACCCGACCCTCTACGACTGGCCCCTTGCCCACTGGCGTCGCGGGCACTTCCCGTGGTCGGGGCCGCCCATGCCGCTCGGCTGGACGGCGGCGCGTGCGAACGCCATCGCGCTCGGATGGGAGATGCGGCTCCGTGCGGCGCTGACGCGCCACGCGGGACGGCTCGACGTCCGCTACGGTGCGGGCCTGGACCTGCCCATCCCCGGGGCGATGCCCGTCGCGAGCGCGGATGGTTACCTGGATCTCCCTCTCCGCCAGGGAGCGAGCCCCACTGGCTCCGAACGCTTCGGGGCTCTCGTCTCGTGCGTCGGGTTCGGCGGGGAGAGATGCACCGAGGGCGGGTACACCGGATCCCGCTTCTGGGAGAGCGACCAGCTCGAAGCGAGGGATTTGGGCCTGCCGGGCGTCGTCCCCAGGGTCCTGGTCTCGGGCGGCGGCGACGGCGCCCTGCAGGATTTCATCCGCGTCGTGACGGCTATGGGCGCGCGGCAGGTCTACGAGCGATTGTGCAATGCCGGGCAGGCGGTGAGGCGGGCGCTCGACCGGGTCGAGCGCATCGTGCAGGGAGCGGAGGACCAAGCCCAGCGTACGCTGATCTGGAACGTGCTCAGCGCCGACGACGAGAAGGCCATGGCGCAGCTTGAAAGGGCCCACGAGCACGCCATCGCTGGCCTGAGGGCCTCACCGGCTTGGGCGACGGTCGACCTCGTCCTGGCGGGGCTCATCCGGAATCCCATGCCGGCCACCGTGCTCGCGCATGACGGGGCCTGCTTCTCCCGCTGCTACGCCTTGAACCGGTTTCTGGCGCTTCTCCTCCTGCGGCTGGCACAGGAGCGGGGCCTTCCGATCCAGCGACGCCGGCACGTCAGGGTCGCCAGCGTCACGCCGGTCGGGCATGCCGCTTGTGCCAGCGCCGCGAGCTGCCACGGGCTTGAGCACGACGTCGAGTTCGTGCCCGCGCCTGGGGTCCCGGTTGACATCACGGCTGCCACGGACCGGTTCGAGGTGGTTGTGATCCGACATGGACTGTCGGGCCCGCTCAACCTGTTCAAGGACAGGTCGACGGTGAACCGGCGGCATCTGCTTCCCTACCATCTCACGCGGTGA
- a CDS encoding multidrug ABC transporter ATPase gives MFTPSFVHDLVHRVGGLDYPHSHWWMDLVAVLAFVVAPAWTAWLAARLVLRRARLRRRSRAQASRRDAPSSPDPQPSPVDEDVSHGCRLEAYVVQATLRFQLRLVLLSLLTLPAAWLLLEIPKHIINHALADTDGDGHPGMAFLGLGLGRVELLFALCASYLGVLTLGGLAKYAVNQARGRVNERLVRRLRLAIVRRARGEQSPEQRATLAAVAVQEVEPIGYFGGSLVVVPLVQGGTLVTSVVFLLFQNAALALAALIMLPVQLSILPSLQRRLNARVRERVHGTRALGGLLTAARTDHAAEPGEAPDGQGRRLPPLLRQIGQAKDLERVRVEINDLKGRMKGLYNYTSNLTPFFFFSLGGYLVVQGRLSLGALVAALAAYKEIAPALRELFDFAQSWSDASARFEEVTKALARAGHPSERGAPAPGRQVQAA, from the coding sequence TTGTTCACGCCGTCCTTCGTCCACGATCTGGTCCACCGGGTCGGGGGGCTCGACTACCCTCACAGTCACTGGTGGATGGACCTGGTGGCCGTGCTGGCCTTCGTCGTCGCGCCGGCCTGGACGGCTTGGCTCGCCGCCCGGCTCGTCCTGCGGCGGGCACGGCTTCGGCGTCGCAGCCGAGCCCAGGCCTCACGGCGCGACGCCCCGTCCTCGCCCGACCCGCAACCGTCGCCCGTCGATGAGGACGTGTCGCATGGCTGCCGGCTGGAAGCCTACGTCGTACAGGCGACGCTGCGCTTCCAGCTCCGTCTCGTGCTGCTCTCCCTCCTGACGCTCCCGGCGGCGTGGCTCCTCCTCGAAATCCCCAAGCACATCATCAATCACGCGCTTGCCGACACGGACGGCGATGGCCACCCCGGCATGGCCTTCCTGGGCCTCGGCCTCGGACGGGTGGAGCTTCTGTTCGCGCTGTGCGCGAGCTACCTGGGCGTGCTCACGCTGGGCGGGCTTGCCAAGTACGCCGTCAACCAGGCGCGGGGGCGCGTGAACGAACGCCTCGTGCGCCGTCTGCGCCTCGCCATCGTCCGGCGCGCGCGCGGGGAGCAGTCTCCCGAGCAGCGCGCCACGCTCGCCGCCGTCGCCGTGCAGGAGGTCGAGCCCATCGGCTACTTCGGGGGCAGCCTCGTCGTCGTGCCGCTGGTCCAGGGTGGCACGCTCGTGACCAGCGTCGTGTTCCTGCTCTTCCAGAACGCCGCCCTCGCCCTCGCCGCCCTGATCATGCTGCCGGTGCAGCTCAGCATCCTGCCAAGCCTGCAACGGCGGCTGAACGCCAGGGTGCGCGAGAGGGTGCACGGGACACGGGCGTTGGGAGGGCTCCTGACCGCGGCGCGAACCGACCATGCGGCCGAGCCGGGCGAGGCCCCGGACGGCCAGGGTCGGAGACTCCCGCCCCTGCTCCGGCAGATCGGTCAGGCCAAGGACCTTGAGCGGGTCCGCGTCGAGATCAACGACCTCAAAGGCCGGATGAAAGGTCTCTACAACTATACCTCCAACCTGACGCCGTTCTTCTTCTTCTCGCTGGGCGGCTACCTCGTCGTCCAGGGCCGCCTTTCTCTCGGGGCGCTCGTCGCGGCGCTGGCGGCCTACAAGGAGATCGCGCCGGCGCTGCGCGAGTTGTTCGACTTCGCCCAGAGCTGGTCCGACGCCAGCGCGCGCTTCGAGGAGGTCACCAAGGCGCTCGCGCGTGCCGGGCACCCCTCGGAGCGAGGCGCCCCGGCGCCGGGCCGCCAGGTGCAAGCGGCTTGA
- a CDS encoding DUF6894 family protein — protein MPRYFLDFSDAKGKIVDREGIDLADRSAARAEVNTTLSELARDLPPDEDRMMLVARVRDEAGGVLMIATLSLVVEWTT, from the coding sequence ATGCCGCGATATTTCCTGGATTTCAGCGACGCCAAGGGGAAAATCGTCGACCGGGAGGGAATCGACCTGGCCGACCGGTCGGCCGCTCGGGCGGAGGTCAACACCACCCTCTCCGAGCTCGCGAGGGACCTGCCGCCCGACGAGGACCGGATGATGCTGGTCGCACGGGTGCGCGACGAGGCCGGCGGCGTCCTGATGATCGCGACGCTGTCCCTCGTCGTGGAGTGGACCACGTAG
- a CDS encoding aminoglycoside adenylyltransferase domain-containing protein: MTLHPVALRAADAYLAMADAAAPGLVEALYVVGSAALQDFRPGLSDLDFVAVTSGRIGPAALAALADGHADLARTRPAPPLDGIYVTWDELRAGPLEVPEGPCVREGRFLASGCHERHPATWGRLGSDAVTVRGPLCAGTVIWRDPARLERWVLGTIDGYWQPWLARGARAVSRRGVVALRPRTVEAGVLGICRLHYALVTGLVPSKSDAGLYGLITFPRQWHRIIDEALRIRREPGSASFYRNPYARRREMLAFVRTAADDARALAAATRVRRPA, translated from the coding sequence ATGACGCTCCACCCCGTCGCCCTCCGCGCCGCGGACGCTTACCTGGCCATGGCCGACGCCGCCGCACCGGGCCTCGTCGAGGCCCTGTATGTCGTCGGGTCGGCCGCGCTGCAGGATTTCCGGCCGGGCCTCAGCGACCTCGACTTCGTGGCGGTGACGTCGGGGCGGATCGGCCCGGCAGCCCTGGCGGCCCTGGCGGACGGCCACGCAGACCTCGCTCGCACCCGGCCGGCGCCGCCGCTCGACGGCATCTACGTGACGTGGGACGAGCTCCGGGCCGGTCCGCTAGAGGTCCCTGAAGGTCCCTGCGTGAGGGAGGGCCGCTTCCTCGCGTCCGGGTGCCACGAGAGACATCCCGCGACCTGGGGCCGGCTCGGCAGCGACGCCGTCACGGTGCGCGGGCCCCTCTGCGCCGGTACGGTGATATGGCGCGACCCGGCACGCCTTGAGCGCTGGGTCCTGGGGACCATCGACGGCTATTGGCAGCCCTGGTTGGCCCGCGGCGCGAGGGCCGTTTCGCGGAGGGGCGTCGTGGCCCTCCGGCCGAGGACCGTCGAGGCGGGCGTGCTCGGCATCTGTCGCCTGCACTACGCCCTCGTCACGGGCCTGGTGCCCTCGAAGAGCGATGCGGGCCTCTACGGGCTCATCACCTTCCCGCGCCAGTGGCACCGCATCATCGACGAGGCGCTGCGCATTCGTCGCGAGCCTGGGTCCGCGTCCTTCTACCGAAACCCGTACGCACGCCGCCGCGAAATGCTGGCCTTCGTCCGGACGGCCGCCGACGACGCGCGCGCGCTCGCTGCCGCGACACGCGTGCGGAGGCCGGCATGA